A section of the Clostridia bacterium genome encodes:
- a CDS encoding Cof-type HAD-IIB family hydrolase, whose amino-acid sequence MKYKLIGIDLDGTLLKEDKTISRANKDCIKDALNMGIHVTLCSGRPIDLVKGYAEELNLKQPFVTCNGASIVEPDTRESIFVKGLEFQSIKTILDYALERDIRVHVFTDKIMYTNISPDDEEMFIWKESGQAFEYKPDMDIDIKQDIIKIMFNDDVDTLMHARKDLEQILAQKVKIYFVMGRYLEFMDINVSKGRAISFIADKLGIAREQVIAIGDNENDISMIRYAGLGIAMDNADQMVKQVADHITDCNECDGVAKAIRKFAIT is encoded by the coding sequence ATGAAGTACAAACTTATTGGGATAGATTTGGACGGAACGTTGCTTAAAGAAGACAAGACGATAAGTCGGGCTAACAAAGATTGTATAAAAGATGCGTTAAATATGGGTATACACGTGACATTATGTTCCGGTCGCCCTATAGACCTTGTAAAAGGATATGCAGAAGAACTGAACCTTAAGCAGCCTTTTGTAACTTGTAACGGGGCTTCTATAGTAGAGCCAGACACCCGTGAAAGTATATTTGTAAAAGGATTGGAGTTTCAAAGCATAAAGACTATATTAGATTATGCTTTGGAAAGGGATATAAGGGTACATGTCTTCACTGATAAAATAATGTATACAAATATTTCTCCAGATGACGAAGAGATGTTTATTTGGAAGGAAAGTGGGCAGGCATTTGAATACAAACCAGATATGGATATAGATATCAAACAAGATATAATAAAAATTATGTTTAATGATGATGTGGATACATTAATGCATGCTAGAAAAGATTTAGAACAAATACTTGCTCAAAAGGTTAAAATTTACTTTGTTATGGGGAGATACTTAGAATTCATGGATATCAATGTGAGCAAAGGCCGTGCTATAAGTTTTATAGCTGACAAGCTTGGAATAGCTAGGGAACAAGTTATTGCTATAGGGGATAACGAGAATGATATATCTATGATAAGATATGCAGGACTGGGCATAGCCATGGACAATGCAGATCAGATGGTAAAACAAGTCGCTGATCATATAACAGATTGCAACGAGTGTGATGGAGTAGCTAAAGCAATCAGAAAATTTGCTATCACGTGA
- the uvrA gene encoding excinuclease ABC subunit UvrA, whose amino-acid sequence MKDCIVVKGAREHNLKNIDVFIPRNKFVVITGLSGSGKSSLAFDTLYAEGQRRYVESLSAYARQFLGQMDKPDVDYIEGLSPAISIDQKTTSHNPRSTVGTVTEIYDYLRLLYARIGVPHCPQCGKEIKQQTVDQMVDSILEMPERTKIQILSPVVRGRKGEHKKLFKNIQKQGYVRVRVDGEVMDVGEEIDLDKNKKHDIEVVIDRIILKENISNRLADSIEAALKLSNGLIIANVLDGQDYVFSQNFACPECGISLEELTPRLFSFNTPYGACPSCDGLGFLMKIDPELVIPDPEKSIDEGAIRGWNFTSPNSFSYNIMKALSKEYNFRTDIPMEKLNKRALDVILYGTRGKKLQVKYISNGGTKIIRMSFEGIINNLERRYKETKSEYSRREIESYMRDNTCSECNGARLKKEALAVTVGGKTINQIVNMSIKECKEFFSNIELGDRDKIIAKQIFKEINARLGFLVDVGLDYLTLSRSAGSLSGGEAQRIRLATQIGSGLVGVLYILDEPSIGLHQRDNMRLIKTLHRLRDLGNTVIVVEHDEETMYAADHIIDIGIGAGRHGGKVIAQGTVQQIKESKNSITGQYLSGTKAIKVPDKRKKVNGKWLEVTKACENNLKNIDVKFPTGVITCVTGVSGSGKSTLVNEILYKAVSRELNRSRVKPGKYHKIYGIEYLEKVINIDQSPIGRTPRSNPATYTGVFDYIRETFSQTPEARMRGYKKGRFSFNVKGGRCEACSGDGIIKIEMHFLPDVYVPCEVCRGKRYNRETLEVRYKGKNISQVLDMTVEEALDFFRNIPRIKRKLDTLNEVGLGYIKLGQPSTTLSGGEAQRVKLASELSKRSNGKTLYILDEPTTGLHTADVHRLIKILRKLSETGNTVVVIEHNLDIIKTSDYVIDLGPEGGDNGGMIIAQGTPEEVSHNPESYTGQYLRKILR is encoded by the coding sequence ATGAAGGATTGTATTGTTGTTAAAGGTGCTAGAGAACATAATTTAAAAAATATTGATGTATTTATACCTAGAAATAAGTTTGTTGTTATAACAGGGCTGAGCGGATCAGGAAAATCTTCTTTGGCCTTTGATACTCTGTATGCTGAAGGCCAGAGGAGATATGTAGAGTCCCTTTCGGCATATGCCAGACAATTTTTAGGGCAGATGGATAAACCGGATGTGGATTATATAGAAGGGCTTTCACCGGCTATATCCATTGACCAGAAGACTACCAGTCATAATCCCCGATCAACTGTAGGGACTGTTACTGAGATATATGATTACCTGAGATTGCTTTATGCACGAATAGGGGTGCCTCATTGCCCCCAATGTGGAAAAGAAATAAAACAGCAGACTGTAGATCAGATGGTGGACAGCATATTGGAAATGCCCGAAAGAACCAAAATTCAGATTTTATCACCGGTTGTGAGGGGGAGAAAGGGAGAACATAAAAAGCTGTTTAAGAATATCCAAAAACAGGGATATGTTAGGGTAAGAGTAGACGGAGAAGTGATGGATGTAGGGGAAGAAATAGACCTGGATAAAAACAAAAAGCATGATATAGAAGTGGTTATAGATAGGATAATTTTAAAAGAAAATATATCAAATAGACTGGCTGATTCGATAGAAGCAGCATTAAAGTTGAGCAATGGTTTGATAATTGCAAATGTGCTGGATGGACAAGATTATGTTTTCAGTCAAAACTTTGCCTGTCCTGAGTGTGGTATAAGTTTAGAAGAGCTGACTCCCAGGCTTTTTTCTTTTAATACTCCTTATGGTGCATGTCCATCCTGCGATGGATTGGGCTTTTTGATGAAGATCGATCCTGAACTTGTTATTCCTGATCCTGAGAAATCCATAGATGAAGGGGCTATACGGGGTTGGAATTTTACCAGTCCGAATAGTTTTTCTTATAATATAATGAAGGCCCTTTCAAAGGAGTATAATTTTAGAACAGATATACCTATGGAAAAATTGAATAAAAGGGCGCTGGATGTTATATTGTACGGAACAAGGGGTAAAAAGCTACAAGTTAAATATATCTCTAATGGAGGGACCAAGATTATAAGGATGTCCTTTGAAGGCATAATAAATAATTTGGAGAGGAGATACAAGGAGACAAAATCCGAGTACTCTAGAAGAGAGATAGAATCCTATATGAGGGATAATACATGTAGTGAGTGTAACGGTGCAAGGCTGAAAAAAGAGGCCTTGGCAGTTACAGTGGGAGGAAAGACGATAAATCAGATTGTGAATATGTCTATAAAGGAATGCAAGGAATTCTTTAGTAATATAGAGTTGGGGGACCGGGACAAAATAATAGCAAAACAGATATTCAAGGAGATCAATGCAAGATTGGGTTTTTTGGTGGATGTGGGTTTGGATTATCTTACCCTCTCTAGGTCGGCAGGCTCATTGTCAGGGGGTGAAGCCCAAAGAATACGTTTGGCCACTCAGATAGGATCCGGATTGGTGGGTGTTCTGTATATTTTGGATGAACCTAGTATTGGATTGCATCAGAGGGATAATATGAGGCTGATAAAGACCTTGCATAGATTAAGAGATCTAGGAAACACAGTTATAGTGGTTGAGCATGATGAAGAAACCATGTATGCTGCTGACCATATAATTGATATAGGAATAGGTGCAGGTAGACATGGAGGTAAAGTCATTGCCCAGGGAACTGTCCAGCAAATAAAGGAAAGCAAAAATTCTATCACAGGTCAATATTTAAGTGGAACAAAAGCTATAAAGGTTCCGGATAAAAGGAAGAAAGTTAATGGGAAGTGGTTGGAAGTTACCAAAGCCTGTGAAAACAACCTTAAAAATATAGATGTAAAGTTTCCTACCGGTGTAATTACTTGTGTTACCGGTGTTTCAGGTTCCGGCAAGAGTACTTTGGTCAATGAGATATTGTATAAAGCTGTATCCAGAGAGCTAAACAGGTCAAGGGTTAAGCCTGGTAAGTATCATAAAATATATGGTATAGAATACTTAGAAAAAGTGATAAACATAGATCAATCACCTATTGGCAGAACCCCAAGGTCTAATCCAGCCACATATACAGGAGTTTTTGATTATATAAGAGAAACATTCTCCCAGACACCAGAAGCTAGGATGAGGGGTTATAAAAAGGGAAGATTTAGTTTCAACGTTAAAGGGGGAAGATGTGAGGCTTGTTCCGGAGATGGTATAATAAAGATTGAAATGCATTTTCTTCCTGACGTTTATGTTCCATGTGAAGTATGCAGGGGCAAAAGGTATAATAGAGAGACCCTTGAAGTCAGATATAAGGGCAAGAATATCTCTCAAGTGTTGGATATGACGGTGGAAGAAGCTCTTGATTTTTTTAGAAATATCCCAAGAATAAAGAGAAAGCTGGATACATTAAATGAAGTAGGATTGGGATATATAAAATTGGGACAACCATCTACCACTCTTTCAGGCGGGGAGGCTCAGAGGGTAAAGCTTGCATCTGAGTTGAGCAAAAGGAGCAATGGAAAGACTCTATATATATTAGATGAGCCTACTACTGGTTTGCATACAGCTGATGTTCACAGGCTTATAAAGATTTTAAGGAAATTATCTGAGACAGGAAACACTGTGGTTGTTATCGAACACAATTTGGATATAATCAAAACTTCTGACTATGTAATAGATTTAGGTCCGGAGGGTGGGGATAACGGAGGCATGATTATAGCTCAGGGTACGCCAGAAGAGGTTTCTCACAACCCGGAAAGTTATACAGGACAATATTTGAGGAAAATTTTGAGGTGA